In Mytilus edulis chromosome 3, xbMytEdul2.2, whole genome shotgun sequence, the genomic window ATTCCAAACACCACACAATATTAGCCGATGGCTCATATGTAATTAAAGATATGTAATTAAAGTATCTGCGAAACAAACCTAACCATGAAAACAAAACTGACTTTTGAGCAAGATCAGATGACAATGCCAGACAAACATGTAGAcataatcatttcatacaccaaatatggttgACCTAATGCTTAAAGTGCCTGATAGACGGACCTTACCATGATAAATTGATCAATAATGCATCATGAGGTAAGGGTCAAGTGAGTCCTGTCTGATGGACATTTTTTGCAAGGgtcaaatatgaatatatttccTGTCACCCATAATAAGTGAGGAATTCACATGTCAAAAAACTATAGTCTTTTAAGCAGTCGTTGAAGCACGAAACTGAGGTCAAGGACATGTGACAGACACAAACTTTGCAACATAAAACATCTGCTTAAACTATGAAGCATTCAGGCCTAGTGTCTCTTAAAATAAGAAGCTATATACAAATAGGTTACATACTGCTACTTTCCTTGcagatgaaaaacaaataattgcaAATTGGAATCTAGGTTTGCACATCACATGAGCTTCATAAAATTTCTTTCAAATAAGTTCTTGTGCATTGAATTATGAAACATTTTCTATTATGTTTTTGAATGTAAAACATGTGAAACTTCACTTGTTGGATTTCTTGCCAAACAAAATATCTAAAAAGTTCAGTGTTTATTATTTGTTGCTGTTGGTTGTCAtattagggagagggttgagggTATTTGTTGCTGTTGGTTGTcgggttaggggagggttgagggTATTTGTTGCTGTTGGTTGTCAtattagggagagggttgagggTATTTGTTGCTGTTGGTTGTCAtattagggagagggttgagggTATTTGTTGCTGTTGGTTGTCAtattagggagagggttgagggTATTTGTTGCTGTTGGTTGTCAtattagggagagggttgagggTATTTGTTGCTGTTGGTTGTCAtattagggagagggttgagggTATTTGTTGCTGTTGGTTGTcgggttaggggagggttgagggTATTTGTTGCTGTTGGTTGTCAtattagggggagggttgagggTATTTGTTGCTGTTGGTTGTCAtattagggggagggttgagggTATTTGTTGCTGTTGGTTGTCAtattagggagagggttgagggTATTTGTTGCTGTTGGTTGTcgggttaggggagggttgagggTATTTGTTGCTGTTGGTTGTCAtattagggagagggttgagggTATTTGTTGCTGTTGGTTGTCAtattagggagagggttgagggTATTTGTTGCTGTTGGTTGTCAtattagggagagggttgagggTATTTGTTGCTGTTGGTTGTCAtattagggagagggttgagggTATTTGTTGCTGTTGGTTGTcgggttaggggagggttgagggTATTTGTTGCTGTTGGTTGTCAtattagggagagggttgagagtATTTGTTGCTGTTGGTTGTCAtattagggagagggttgagagtATTTGTTGCTGTTGGTTGTCAtattagggagagggttgagggTATTTGTTGCTGTTGGTTGTcgggttaggggagggttgagggTATTTGTTGCTGTTGGTTGTCAtattagggagagggttgagagtATTTGTTGCTGTTGGTTGTCAtattagggagagggttgagggTATTTGTTGCTGTTGGTTGTcgggttaggggagggttgagggTATTTGTTGCTGTTGGTTGTCAtattagggagagggttgagagtATTTGTTGCTGTTGGTTGTCAtattagggagagggttgagagtATTTGTTGCTGTTGGTTGTCAtattagggagagggttgagggTATTTGTTGCTGTTGGTTGTcgggttaggggagggttgagggTATTTGTTGCTGTTGGTTGTCAtattagggagagggttgagagtATTTGTTGCTGTTGGTTGTCAtattagggagagggttgagggTATTTGTTGCTGTTGGTTGTcgggttaggggagggttgagggTATTTGTTGCTGTTGGTTGTCAtattagggggagggttgagagtATTTGTTGCTGTTGGTTGTCAtattagggagagggttgagggTATTTGTTGCTGTTGGTTGTcgggttaggggagggttgaggattcacaaacatgtttaacctgccACATTTGTTATgtacctgttccaagtcaagTTTCTAtagtttagtggttgtcattggttcatgtctTCCATAATTGTTttcgtaaactgttttgttataaatgaggctgtttgtttttctcaattgaattgttttagtTTTTCATGGCTGACCAcacagtatgtttttttttctcattgttgcaATCCATACTGTTGCCAttaattgctaacatccacttcatttgaactttggttgatagttgaATCATCAGCAATCATACCCCATTCCTTTTATGTTATTTTGGAACTGTGCTTCAATTTTTTGAACATGCTTCAATTTATCAATGTGTTaaataaacctgaaattttttcaaCACTTTTCTCAGATACTATTAAACACAATGAATTTTTAATTCATCAGCAGCTTGACAGCACCAGGGTTGTTATGTTTGACGGCTTTTCAAATCTTGTTCATCAGTGTGTCAACAATTGAAATGATAATAAAGATTCACTTTCACCAATTCTcttgttatttaaaaacaaaaattgatgaAAGTTCCCTTTTGATTTAGAAATTGTTTGGCTTCATCATTCCAGACTGACAGGACTTTAGagtttagttgttaatttctgtgtcatttggtctctggtggagagttgtctcattggcaatcacaccacatctttttttttatttaaccatCCACTTGTTTTTACCCTACCGCACAATCaccacttcaggtgttggttcacttatttttataatttaaccgTCAAATTAAGGCAATTTTTGACATACTGGGTTCTTACTTCTGTATGCCTAAAAACTTGACTTGATTgttgaaattgataaaaagaagctcattttcaaaaaaaatattttctggttTGTCATTCCCATGTTCTGGGACTTTTATTGTCATATTTAAGTAAATTGATGCAATTGGGAAATATTACAcactgttaatttaaaaaaaatattttcctaaaTTCAAtccagagttatgggactttaGCTACCAAATAAATAACTAACATTTTCAAAGCTAACTAACTAGCACTTAAGAATCAAATTTTCACAAACTGAACACTATTTTAGGATAAGTAGATGTTTAGCCTGGTTTATGcagaaatgataaaaataaagtgcaaaaaattgcaaataaaaacaAGATTGCTTAATGGGAGGATGTAACCAGACACATTGTCAGTAAAACTTTCTGTCATAGCCAGGTGTAAGATGGCCTGTTTTATGTAGAACAAAATTAAGAATatgattgaaatttatttaatgaatgcataatgaaattctaaaaaaataaaaaattcactaTGTTTACAATTATCTATCTCTTGACCGTTCTAGTCTCCTTGGTGGTGAATTACTTATGTCCCTTGACCTTTCTTGTCTCCTTGGTGATGAATTACTTCTGTCTCTTGCCCTTTCACCTCTCCTTGGTGGTGAATTACTTATGTCCCTTGACCTTCCTCGTCTCCTTGGTGATGAATTACTTCTGTCTCTTGCCCTTTCATCTCTCCTTGGTGGAGAATTACTCATGTCTCTTGACCTTTCTTGTCTCCTTGGTGGAGAATTACTTCTGTCTCTTGACCTTTCTCGTCTCCTTGGTGGAGAATTATTTCTGTCTCTTCCTTTATTTAATGATCTGTTATTTGGAGACCTACTAAGATCTCTTCTATAGTTTCTAGAATTATCTCCCCTGTTATATGACTGTTTGTTATTGTAATTACTATCATTCTCACTATATCTaccttgattatttctttttgagCCATTTTGAAAGTCTGTGTGGTATTTGTCTTTAGATTCATATCTATTATTATACCTATTTTCATGTGTCTCAAAATCTCTGTTAGATTTTTTTGAATCCCTGTCTGAAGGATATTTTTGTGGTCCTCTATTATGTTCCTTGTTATAAGATTTCTCATCATctatatcatgtttttcttttttaacttttattggtTCTACTTCATTATCACTGTCACTTGAagattctgattttttatgtttcttcttcttttcttttttcttcttttttggcttcttttctgaaattaatgcaagatactaCGATTCAAACTTGGTGAAtgcaaacatttttaaatgaGTAAAACAACTTTTTAGGTGGATTTTACCTGTAAGAACATGATGTGAAGACCTGTTTTTGTTGAAGACCATTGTACAATATGAATAAGCCATAACattatttattcttatttaaCAATCTCCtctgttaaaataaaatgtaagacCAGGGGCAATTAATTTGTCACAAACTAAGATGATCAAGGTTGGGTACATTTCCTTTCAAAATATAAAGCACCATCCTTAGAAGTGTAGAATATGTATGAATTTCATGCATTCCTAttatcaacaaaaaaaacccatgttTTTCAAACTTTGAAAACCAGACAGACATTTCATCTTCATAATATTCAACATTGGGGCATGCATTAAAGCAGTTTAACAACCAAATCAAATACCAAATTGTAGAGCATTGAAAGCtgaaatttctgaaaaattgTGACAAATACAGATAAGGAAACTTAGTACGTAGTGTGCAATATGAGAAGAAAAGATGGAATACATAAACGTTTAAATCCGCTACATTTGTttgaacctgtcctaagtcatgaatctgatgttcagtcgttgttgtttgttgataaggttcataagtgtttctcattatTCATATAGATTAAACTGTTTGTTTTCCCACTTGaagggttttacactagtcattttcgGCTCCtgttgttgttcagtgtgagccaaggctctgtgttgaagactgtactttgacctaaaatggttcTTTTACAAATCGTgacttgcatggagagttgtctcattgccactcataccacatcttcatatatctaaaTAAGGGTTTTGACCAagatttcaaggtccactgagaACACATATTCTTGTCTAtacctttttttacttttttcataggTACAACAAAACTGTCTTCCTCTTTCTCACTATTGTCTGACTGAGGTAGCTGGGGTGCACATCCTTCTGATCTCATCTGTTTTGTAATATCATCTTCATCTCCAAACTCCTTAGGCTGTTTATAATTCTCCACATGGTCAACACGTAGTGTCCTACCAAGCACCTGTAAAAGGATTGTTTCATTCAGTGATATTCTATTTAAATTGCATGTTCATATAAAACATTCTTCTGGAATAATGTTGTAAGCCACTGTCTAACTTCTGATGCTAAAGCACTTAAATGAAACAAGCATTTGCaaattgaatataattttctctgaacttttttttcaacaacTAACTAACTAATATTGTAAGCAGCTGTCCTTCTTTTAATAAAGCACTCATAGGACAAGTATTTACAAATTGAACATAGGtctgatttttttcataattcaaatAAATCCTTgcttattatttcattgtattgttgTTGGATTAACATTTGACCTCAGTGTAGTTGATAACAACTTCCTGTATTACCCATCTGTTTAAAATCAAAGATTTTTCTggatttgatacatgtatatatgtttgtcATAATTGATTCAACTGTGGGTTGCAATCATACCTTGGCTCCATTTAAATTGTCTACTGCTAAGACAGTGCTTCTTTGATCTTCATAACACAGGAATCCATATCCTTTGATCTTTCCAGTCTTTTTATCTCTTACTATATTGATATTAACAATTTCTCCATACCTTCAATACAAAATTTCACTACACAAATCAGAAAATTATGCATTCCacaataaatacattaaatttgCAAATTGTTAAGTTTTGCCACCATTTCATATGTGAAAACAAGAAGAACATACACTTTGAAAAAGTTTTAGTTTAGTTAATAATTTGAGGTTACATGGAAAGAATAAAACTTCATGTCTATTGATTTTAAATACTTGAtgttacaaaaatatattatacataGTTTAAAGAAGTATTAGAAATGAACAAGAGGCTACAAGGAGCTATAATACTCAACTGCTATTTTTGCTTATATTTACACATACACATTTGTCGTCAAACATGATAAAGCCATTACTTACTGTGAGAATACACATATAACATCTCCCTCAGTCAAATCATAGGGTAATCCACCAACAAAAATCCAAGCACTTTCTTTATATTTATCATGCCAGGATTTTTTTCCCACAAGACCAAGTTCTAGCTCTTTTTCATTGATCTTCTGTAAATTCTTTACATTTCTGAAGAAGGAAACaataaataattgtaaattttgttaCACATTGTATTTGCTTAACAGCAATGAGTGATACAATTATAATGGATTTTTTCATGTTGGAGCAGATTTGTAAAGCTGTCAAAATTATACCTACCTGAATTTAATTGAGCAATTTGGTCCAAGGGTTAAGTTGTAATTTTGGGTAACCCCTTTTTCTAAATATGAAGTTTTCAAACTTGTAGTGATGAAAGTAAGCTGAGTATCATAGAAAAATAGATTAAATTTGCTGAAGAAGTATATTCTGTGAAA contains:
- the LOC139517461 gene encoding RNA-binding motif protein, X-linked 2-like; translation: MNPLTNVKNLQKINEKELELGLVGKKSWHDKYKESAWIFVGGLPYDLTEGDVICVFSQYGEIVNINIVRDKKTGKIKGYGFLCYEDQRSTVLAVDNLNGAKVLGRTLRVDHVENYKQPKEFGDEDDITKQMRSEGCAPQLPQSDNSEKEEDSFVVPMKKVKKEKKPKKKKKEKKKKHKKSESSSDSDNEVEPIKVKKEKHDIDDEKSYNKEHNRGPQKYPSDRDSKKSNRDFETHENRYNNRYESKDKYHTDFQNGSKRNNQGRYSENDSNYNNKQSYNRGDNSRNYRRDLSRSPNNRSLNKGRDRNNSPPRRRERSRDRSNSPPRRQERSRDMSNSPPRRDERARDRSNSSPRRRGRSRDISNSPPRRGERARDRSNSSPRRQERSRDISNSPPRRLERSRDR